GAAAGAGAAATTGTTTTATATGGCAAATCAACTGTATTCAAGCCAAGAATTACAGTATTAGGGACTGTTACGGCTAATTATTCAGAACTTGGAGGAAGGATCCCCATCCCTGCCCCAGCTGATTTGGGAGATTTATCTGGATTCAAAAATGGTTTTTTATCTCCAATAAGTATGGCGAATGGAAAGAAATTTAAACCTGGTAAGGCTTATAAGGATAGTAAACTTTGCAATATGGTGACCGTTCAGGAATTATCAAAAAGATATCCAGTAGAGAAGATTATTGTAAATTCTCTATATCCTGGATGTGTTGCTGAGACAAAACTTTTTAGAGATACACCTTGGTTATTTAGATTCCTTTTCCCGATATTTCAAAAATTCATAACAAAAGGATATGTGTCACAAAGATTGGCAGGAGAGAGGGTCGCTCAAGTGGCAACTTATAAAGAATTTGCTAAACCAGCAGTACATTGGAGTTGGGGAAATCGTCAAAAAACTGGCAGAAAAGCTTTTTCTCAAAAGTTGTCAAAAAGAATAATTGATACGAAGACCTCTCAGCAAACTTATGATTTAACAAGCCAATTGGTTGGATTAGATTAATTTAGACTAATCAAATCCTAGTAAATCAAAAATTTCTCTATCTTTAAGTGGATTGCCTTCTAGAGGTTCTACGTTTTCAAGCATATTTTTGGCAAGAGATAAATATTCATTTTGAACTTCAATAACATCTTCAGTTGGTTCCATTTCAAAAATGGTGCATTTTTTTAGTCTTGATCTTCTGATGGCATCGACATCTTTAAAATGAGCCATGGTTTTTAAACCTGTTCTTTCATTGAATTTATCAATTTGGTCTGTATCTTTAGATCTATTTGCGACTACCCCACCTAATCTGACTTTATAATTTTTTGCTTTTGCTTTAATTGCAGAGACTATTCTATTCATAGCGAATATTGAATCGAAGTCATTAGCAGTAACAATTAGACAATAATTTGCATGTTGCAAAGGAGCTGCAAATCCTCCGCAAACAACATCTCCAAGGACATCAAAAATAACAACATCAGTATCCTCAAGTAAGTGA
This window of the Prochlorococcus marinus XMU1410 genome carries:
- a CDS encoding protochlorophyllide reductase, producing the protein MSKNIKGLVLITGTTSGVGLNTLKPLLRFGWEVIAVNRSNKRAIKIAEEFLTKEEVKNVHFIEIDLSNLDDVRKGCDEILERFKKPINSLICNAAVYKPRLKRPERSAQGFENSMAVNHFGHFLMINLLMENILSSEREIVLYGKSTVFKPRITVLGTVTANYSELGGRIPIPAPADLGDLSGFKNGFLSPISMANGKKFKPGKAYKDSKLCNMVTVQELSKRYPVEKIIVNSLYPGCVAETKLFRDTPWLFRFLFPIFQKFITKGYVSQRLAGERVAQVATYKEFAKPAVHWSWGNRQKTGRKAFSQKLSKRIIDTKTSQQTYDLTSQLVGLD
- the bchL gene encoding ferredoxin:protochlorophyllide reductase (ATP-dependent) iron-sulfur ATP-binding protein; its protein translation is MTSTINRPLDGEGSVQVKQDPKINIEEGALVIAVYGKGGIGKSTTSSNLSAAFSKLGKKVLQIGCDPKHDSTFTLTHKMVPTVIDILEEVDFHSEELRPTDFMFEGFNGVMCVESGGPPAGTGCGGYVTGQTVKLLKEHHLLEDTDVVIFDVLGDVVCGGFAAPLQHANYCLIVTANDFDSIFAMNRIVSAIKAKAKNYKVRLGGVVANRSKDTDQIDKFNERTGLKTMAHFKDVDAIRRSRLKKCTIFEMEPTEDVIEVQNEYLSLAKNMLENVEPLEGNPLKDREIFDLLGFD